In Nicotiana tabacum cultivar K326 chromosome 11, ASM71507v2, whole genome shotgun sequence, a single window of DNA contains:
- the LOC142165738 gene encoding uncharacterized protein LOC142165738 produces MVLQQQYREKGFTKYSQLISLLLVAERNNELLMRNHENRPTESTPLPKEDEVYSHYANREKGRGHIRGRARGRGHVQGRNFPGVNHPPPKNNFQKWKGKDEKRNTEGSETKCYRCGGKWHWAKICRIPKHLVELYQAYLKNKGSEANLVYDNEFDITHLDVADFFEHPDEKINHLIGDGFVVRDN; encoded by the coding sequence ATGGTCTTACAACAGCAGTACCGAGAGAAAGGCTTCACAAAGTACTCTCAGTTGATTTCTCTTCTACTTGTGGCTGAACGAAACAATGAATTGCTTATGAGAAATCATGAAAATCGACCTACTGAGTCTACACCATTGCCTAAAGAGgatgaggtgtattcccattatgctAATCGTGAAAAAGGTCGTGGCCATATTCGTGGTCGCGCTCGTGGTCGTGGCCATGTCCAAGGAAGAAATTTTCCTGGTGTTAATCATCCTCCACCGAAAAATAACTTCCAAAAATGGAAAGGTAAAGATGAGAAGCGAAATACAGAGGGTTCAGAAACTAAATGTTATCGTTGCGGTGGAAAATGGCATTGGGCAAAAATTTGTCGCATACCAAAACATTTGGTTGAACTTTATCAAGCATATCTGAAGAATAAAGGCTCTGAAGCCAATCTTGTCTATGATAATgaatttgacatcacccacttggatgtgGCAGATTTTTTTGAGCACCCTGATGAAAAAATAAACCACTTGATCGGTGATGGATTTGTGGTTAGAGATAATtga